One Granulicella sp. 5B5 DNA window includes the following coding sequences:
- the purL gene encoding phosphoribosylformylglycinamidine synthase, which produces MSPVISQETLQHISSPVVRILRGQAAMTPFELERLTSRLRNIDDEARIVSSSYIYLLQLASKDEIVDESRLEDLLEVTREAPVASPGAKLWIGPRVGTRSPWSSKATEILHNTGFAGISRVERAREICVTNARDLTASSVALYDRMTESVFFEGVEELVTLFAPRVPKKLVHIKVLEYGAAAIREADRQLGLSLAEDEIEYLVEEFSRLGRNPTDVELYMFAQANSEHCRHKIFNATWTIDGVAQPHSLFQMIRNTYAHSSENVLSAYRDNAAVIRGWQGGRYFPDVDGVYRSHEEEIDILLKVETHNHPTAISPWPGAATGAGGEIRDEGATGRGGKPKAGLCGFTVSNLLLPQAPQPWEQTIGRPAHIASALEIMIEGPLGAAAFNNEFGRPNLCGYFRTYEQQSGGVNYGYHKPIMLAGGLGNIRADHVEKGAMFPGYALLALGGPAMLIGLGGGAASSDMGGMNTELHFASVQRDNAEMERRAQEVIDRCWQMGDANPIAFIHDVGAGGLSNAFPELIKDGGCGGTFALNAIPLGEDGLSPLEIWCNEAQERYVLAIAPENLASFEAICRRERCPFAVVGHAKREEYLELEDSNEKAIDLPMQLLFGKPPRMERSFVRVEGKTADFDTSGIDLKDALERLLRLPTVASKNFLITIGDRSVGGMVVQDQMVGPWQVPVADCAVTLSSFDQLRGEAMAIGERTPLAIISASASARMAIGEAITNLAGTSIESLSDIKLSANWMAAAGEGREDQDLFDAVKAVGMEFCPSLGIAIPVGKDSMSMRMRWQEGGAHKQVISPLSLVVSGFAPVSDVTKTLTPVLEPIESALLLIDLGEGRNRLGGSCLAQVYGQVGGECPDAPNPSMLKSFFDRLQRLNREGRLLAYHDRSDGGLLVTLLEMAFAGQMGLEIFVPDDVVPNLFSEELGAVVQVRNSDRDDIENELREAGLRVSCVARVVSTDNISISIDREKEGKDQKLYTEALSKLQKLWSETSFHIANLRDNPKCAAQEFALLGDANRPGLSLTAPFDLSERVCAPFIHFGRPHVAILREQGVNGQVEMAAAFDRAGFTAIDVHMSDLIEGRYRLNDFVGLAACGGFSYGDVLGAGSGWAKTILFNERLKTMFADFFMRGNTFSLGVCNGCQMMSQLSSIIPGAESWPRFGRNVSSRFEARLCMVEVQQSTSLFLDGMKGARVPIIVAHGEGYVDAISENAQVGIRYIDNSGVVTERYPLNPNGSVAGVAGVTSADGRALILMPHPERIALGVQHTWTRKVKHSPWQRIFDNARKWIG; this is translated from the coding sequence ATGTCGCCAGTCATATCTCAAGAAACCTTGCAGCACATATCTAGCCCTGTAGTTCGCATTCTGCGCGGACAAGCGGCGATGACCCCGTTCGAACTTGAACGGCTAACATCTCGACTTCGAAATATCGATGACGAAGCGCGTATAGTATCGAGTTCTTATATCTACTTACTCCAACTTGCGAGTAAAGATGAGATCGTTGATGAATCTCGACTGGAAGATCTACTTGAGGTAACTAGAGAAGCTCCTGTCGCCAGTCCGGGAGCGAAGCTGTGGATTGGGCCGCGTGTCGGTACTCGGTCGCCATGGTCCAGCAAGGCTACGGAAATTCTGCATAACACTGGCTTCGCAGGTATCTCACGTGTAGAGCGTGCTCGAGAGATCTGCGTGACGAATGCTCGAGATCTGACAGCTTCGTCGGTTGCTTTGTATGACCGTATGACGGAGAGTGTCTTTTTCGAAGGTGTTGAAGAGCTGGTTACTCTGTTTGCCCCGCGTGTACCTAAAAAGCTTGTACATATTAAGGTGCTTGAATACGGAGCGGCGGCGATCAGGGAAGCTGATCGTCAACTCGGGCTTTCGCTGGCAGAAGATGAAATCGAATATCTCGTAGAAGAGTTTTCTCGGCTTGGGCGAAACCCTACCGATGTGGAACTCTATATGTTTGCGCAGGCTAACAGTGAACACTGCCGTCATAAGATTTTCAATGCAACATGGACGATCGATGGTGTCGCACAGCCGCATTCTCTTTTCCAGATGATTCGCAACACCTATGCACATTCGAGCGAAAACGTGCTTTCGGCGTATCGCGATAATGCGGCGGTGATCCGTGGATGGCAAGGTGGCCGCTATTTCCCTGATGTCGATGGCGTCTATCGCTCACATGAGGAAGAGATAGATATTCTGCTCAAAGTAGAGACGCACAATCATCCGACAGCGATCTCTCCATGGCCCGGTGCAGCCACAGGTGCGGGCGGGGAGATTCGAGATGAAGGCGCGACGGGAAGAGGAGGGAAGCCGAAGGCAGGTTTATGCGGTTTCACCGTCTCCAACCTGCTATTACCTCAAGCTCCGCAGCCGTGGGAGCAGACTATCGGCAGACCTGCGCACATAGCATCTGCGCTTGAGATTATGATCGAAGGCCCGTTGGGTGCGGCTGCATTTAATAACGAGTTCGGAAGGCCAAACCTATGCGGTTACTTCCGCACCTATGAGCAGCAAAGCGGAGGCGTGAACTATGGTTATCACAAGCCGATCATGCTGGCGGGTGGGCTAGGTAACATTCGTGCGGATCACGTTGAAAAGGGCGCGATGTTTCCGGGATACGCACTGCTCGCCTTAGGTGGCCCTGCCATGTTGATTGGTCTGGGTGGAGGCGCTGCTTCCAGTGACATGGGAGGAATGAACACAGAACTTCATTTTGCTTCAGTTCAGCGGGATAACGCCGAGATGGAGCGTCGCGCCCAAGAGGTTATCGATCGTTGCTGGCAAATGGGTGATGCTAACCCGATTGCTTTCATTCATGATGTTGGCGCGGGTGGTCTTTCGAATGCTTTTCCAGAGCTGATTAAAGATGGCGGATGTGGCGGCACGTTTGCCTTAAATGCGATTCCGCTGGGCGAAGACGGGCTAAGTCCATTGGAGATATGGTGCAATGAAGCTCAGGAACGATACGTGCTTGCAATTGCACCGGAGAACTTAGCTTCATTTGAAGCCATCTGTCGGCGAGAGCGGTGCCCCTTCGCTGTTGTGGGGCACGCAAAGAGAGAGGAATACTTAGAGCTCGAAGACAGTAATGAGAAAGCGATTGATTTACCGATGCAGTTGCTGTTCGGGAAGCCTCCGCGGATGGAACGTTCATTTGTACGCGTCGAAGGTAAGACTGCCGATTTTGATACCTCAGGTATCGACCTCAAAGATGCATTGGAGCGATTACTTCGTCTTCCAACGGTTGCCTCGAAGAATTTCTTGATAACCATTGGAGATCGTAGTGTCGGTGGCATGGTGGTGCAAGACCAGATGGTCGGCCCATGGCAAGTACCTGTTGCCGATTGCGCGGTGACATTAAGTTCCTTCGATCAACTGCGCGGAGAAGCGATGGCCATTGGAGAGCGAACGCCTTTGGCGATTATTAGCGCCTCAGCATCGGCGCGAATGGCGATTGGTGAGGCTATTACGAATTTAGCAGGCACATCGATTGAATCATTGAGCGACATAAAACTCTCGGCTAATTGGATGGCGGCAGCCGGCGAGGGTAGAGAAGATCAGGATCTATTCGATGCTGTGAAAGCTGTCGGTATGGAGTTCTGCCCTTCACTGGGAATTGCTATTCCAGTTGGGAAGGACTCGATGTCGATGCGGATGCGTTGGCAAGAGGGCGGCGCGCATAAGCAAGTGATATCGCCCTTGTCCCTTGTAGTTAGCGGTTTTGCGCCAGTAAGCGACGTAACTAAAACGCTGACACCTGTGTTAGAGCCTATTGAGAGCGCATTGCTCCTGATTGACCTTGGAGAAGGTCGAAACAGATTAGGTGGGTCGTGCCTCGCCCAGGTCTATGGGCAGGTTGGCGGTGAATGCCCTGATGCCCCAAACCCTTCCATGTTGAAGAGCTTCTTTGATCGTTTGCAGCGGCTAAATCGAGAAGGAAGGCTCCTTGCCTATCATGATCGTAGTGATGGGGGCCTGTTAGTGACTTTGCTGGAGATGGCATTTGCTGGGCAAATGGGGCTGGAGATCTTTGTACCAGATGATGTGGTTCCAAACTTATTTAGCGAAGAGTTGGGGGCGGTTGTGCAAGTCCGCAACTCAGATCGGGATGACATCGAGAACGAGCTCAGGGAAGCGGGTCTGAGAGTTTCCTGTGTTGCGCGTGTTGTTAGCACTGATAATATTTCTATTTCGATAGATCGAGAGAAAGAAGGAAAGGATCAGAAGCTCTACACTGAAGCCCTTTCGAAATTACAGAAGTTATGGTCTGAGACGAGTTTTCATATCGCTAATTTACGTGACAATCCTAAGTGTGCCGCTCAGGAGTTTGCTCTATTGGGTGACGCAAACCGGCCGGGGCTTTCGTTGACAGCTCCCTTCGATCTTTCGGAGCGCGTTTGCGCACCCTTCATTCACTTTGGACGTCCGCATGTGGCAATCCTTCGAGAGCAAGGAGTCAATGGGCAGGTCGAGATGGCGGCGGCTTTTGATCGCGCCGGATTCACAGCGATTGATGTTCATATGAGCGACCTCATCGAGGGTCGCTATCGACTGAATGATTTTGTTGGATTGGCCGCCTGTGGGGGGTTCTCCTATGGTGATGTACTTGGTGCAGGTAGTGGTTGGGCGAAGACCATACTCTTCAATGAACGGCTAAAGACGATGTTCGCTGATTTTTTTATGCGAGGCAATACGTTCTCTTTAGGTGTGTGTAACGGCTGCCAAATGATGTCCCAACTGAGTTCTATCATCCCAGGGGCGGAATCATGGCCCAGATTTGGACGTAACGTATCCTCTCGTTTTGAAGCGAGACTCTGCATGGTAGAAGTTCAGCAGTCAACCTCACTATTTCTAGACGGCATGAAAGGTGCAAGGGTTCCTATCATCGTTGCACACGGTGAGGGTTATGTGGATGCCATTAGCGAGAACGCCCAGGTTGGCATTCGCTATATCGACAACTCGGGAGTTGTAACGGAACGTTATCCGCTAAATCCAAATGGCTCTGTTGCAGGTGTGGCAGGCGTAACTAGTGCCGACGGTCGCGCCCTTATTTTGATGCCACATCCGGAGCGAATAGCACTTGGTGTTCAGCACACGTGGACACGGAAAGTGAAACACAGCCCCTGGCAACGTATTTTTGATAACGCTCGAAAATGGATTGGGTAA
- the purF gene encoding amidophosphoribosyltransferase, translating into MCGIVGVFGHSPVSQVIYDSLSMLQHRGQDAAGIATCYQGKFYLEKAEGLITDVFDATNMARLLGNNGIGHVRYPTAGCSSVAEAQPFYVNSPYGIVFAHNGNLTNVSEIVDGLFETDMRHLNTNSDSEVMLNVFAHAMARRGAVHPNEFDVFAAVEEVHRRCKGGYAVVSMIAGVGMVAFRDLHGIRPLIFGTRDTGSFRDLGRSMEYMIASESVALQVSGFDLHHDLEPGEVIFIDMEGEVHRHVSLLAHEKAPCLFEFVYLARPDSVLDGASVYQCRINMGTKLAAKIQREWAHLPIDVVIPIPSTSRIAAQEIATRLNLPYRDALVRNRYVGRTFIMPGQAMRKQSIRRKLNPIPQAFKGKNVMLVDDSIVRGTTIKEIIAMVREQGAKKVYVCSAAPPVRFPNVYGIDMPARSELIATGKDVPQLAREIGADELIFQDLDDLKSAITEACPGLSHFDTSVFDGVYVTGDITEEYLNLLERQRNDTAKQTEDVASHISRNLAAHI; encoded by the coding sequence ATGTGCGGCATCGTTGGCGTCTTCGGACATAGTCCGGTCAGCCAGGTAATCTATGATTCACTCTCCATGCTGCAGCACCGCGGGCAGGATGCCGCTGGCATTGCTACCTGCTATCAGGGGAAGTTTTACCTGGAGAAAGCGGAAGGGCTGATTACCGATGTGTTCGACGCGACGAACATGGCCCGTCTGCTCGGAAACAACGGGATCGGTCACGTGCGTTATCCCACCGCCGGTTGTTCCTCCGTCGCCGAAGCTCAACCGTTTTATGTGAACTCCCCTTATGGAATAGTGTTTGCGCATAACGGGAACCTGACGAACGTCTCGGAGATCGTGGATGGCTTGTTCGAGACGGACATGCGGCACCTGAACACAAACTCCGACTCCGAGGTCATGTTGAATGTGTTCGCCCATGCGATGGCGCGACGCGGAGCTGTACATCCCAATGAGTTCGATGTCTTTGCCGCAGTGGAAGAGGTCCATCGGCGATGCAAGGGCGGGTATGCCGTCGTCTCGATGATCGCAGGAGTAGGGATGGTGGCCTTTCGCGATCTGCATGGAATTCGCCCTCTGATCTTTGGAACACGCGATACGGGGAGCTTTCGCGATCTGGGGCGTTCCATGGAGTACATGATTGCGTCCGAGAGTGTAGCTCTCCAGGTAAGTGGGTTCGATCTTCACCATGACCTCGAACCTGGTGAGGTCATCTTCATTGATATGGAAGGTGAAGTCCACCGCCACGTGAGTCTTCTGGCACACGAGAAGGCACCCTGTCTCTTTGAATTCGTTTACCTTGCCAGACCGGACTCTGTTTTGGATGGAGCTTCGGTATACCAATGCCGCATCAACATGGGCACGAAGCTTGCCGCTAAGATTCAGCGTGAGTGGGCACATCTTCCGATTGATGTGGTGATCCCTATTCCTTCGACGAGTAGAATCGCCGCTCAGGAGATTGCAACTCGCCTGAACTTGCCGTACCGCGACGCACTTGTAAGAAACCGCTATGTAGGCCGGACGTTTATCATGCCAGGCCAAGCTATGCGCAAGCAGTCGATTCGCCGGAAATTGAACCCCATACCGCAGGCGTTCAAAGGCAAGAATGTGATGCTGGTCGACGATTCAATTGTGCGGGGCACGACCATCAAAGAGATCATCGCGATGGTCCGCGAGCAGGGGGCCAAGAAGGTCTACGTTTGTTCGGCAGCGCCGCCAGTTCGATTTCCGAACGTATACGGTATAGACATGCCCGCAAGATCGGAATTGATCGCAACCGGCAAAGATGTGCCTCAACTCGCACGTGAGATCGGCGCAGATGAGTTGATCTTTCAAGATCTAGACGATCTCAAGAGCGCTATCACCGAGGCGTGTCCTGGGCTTTCGCATTTTGATACCTCCGTCTTCGATGGTGTCTACGTGACAGGAGACATCACCGAGGAATACTTGAACCTGCTGGAACGCCAGCGCAACGACACAGCCAAGCAGACGGAAGATGTCGCCAGTCATATCTCAAGAAACCTTGCAGCACATATCTAG
- the purM gene encoding phosphoribosylformylglycinamidine cyclo-ligase, translating into MTLKVDYRSAGVDIEAGNEAVRRMKSHVKKTHSQAVLTGLGSFGALFSLRDALADIEEPVMVQSTDGVGTKTKVTVMAGRYEALGQDLVAAVAGDIAVMGARPLTFLDYLGLHKVEPEIVESLIRGMSDACADAGIALVGGETAEMPSVYAPDELDVVGFVTGIVDRKKLIDGADICAGDVLYAINSSGLHTNGFSLARKLVFDLAQHAIDDKPVELAGVSIADALLEPHINYVAPVRALLDAGLPIRGMAHITGGGLVENIPRIIREGLYCTVDRATWTPQPVFSWMQQLGQVEDSEMYRTFNMGVGLVLIAPHGLLGDITSVLRPFPKLKVWELGRVNEGTGGVRFE; encoded by the coding sequence TTGACACTAAAGGTCGATTATAGGTCGGCAGGCGTAGATATTGAAGCTGGCAACGAAGCAGTGCGGCGAATGAAATCACACGTAAAAAAAACGCACTCACAAGCGGTATTAACAGGGCTTGGCTCGTTTGGTGCGCTGTTCAGCCTGCGTGACGCTCTTGCCGATATTGAGGAACCAGTAATGGTTCAAAGTACTGATGGGGTCGGAACGAAAACCAAGGTGACGGTGATGGCCGGGCGCTATGAAGCATTGGGGCAAGATTTAGTTGCAGCTGTTGCAGGCGATATCGCTGTTATGGGTGCACGGCCACTTACATTTTTAGATTATTTGGGATTACATAAGGTAGAACCAGAGATTGTAGAGTCCCTCATACGAGGTATGAGCGACGCGTGTGCAGATGCTGGTATTGCTTTGGTGGGAGGCGAGACGGCGGAGATGCCTTCAGTTTACGCTCCCGATGAGTTAGATGTCGTAGGATTTGTAACTGGCATTGTCGACCGTAAAAAACTGATTGACGGCGCAGATATTTGCGCAGGCGATGTGCTGTATGCGATTAACTCAAGCGGGTTGCACACGAACGGATTCTCTCTTGCTCGAAAATTAGTATTCGATTTAGCGCAGCACGCTATCGATGATAAGCCGGTAGAGCTTGCTGGTGTATCTATTGCTGATGCCTTATTAGAGCCACACATTAACTATGTCGCACCGGTTCGTGCTCTTTTAGATGCAGGTCTACCTATAAGAGGCATGGCCCATATTACAGGTGGCGGCCTGGTCGAAAATATCCCGCGCATCATTCGCGAAGGGTTGTACTGTACGGTGGATCGCGCGACCTGGACACCACAACCGGTTTTCTCTTGGATGCAGCAACTTGGACAGGTTGAGGATTCGGAAATGTACCGCACCTTTAATATGGGAGTTGGCCTTGTATTGATAGCTCCTCATGGTTTGCTTGGTGATATCACATCAGTGTTGAGGCCATTCCCTAAACTTAAAGTATGGGAGTTAGGCCGAGTGAATGAGGGAACTGGCGGCGTGCGGTTTGAGTAA